GTTTGCGCCAGGCATCTATTTCCCTGAGACAGCGCCAAAGTTGGCCTATGCTTTGGGTCGCATGCAACAGCTTGGGGTGGAATTAAATTAATCGATCAAGCAGCGCTTTGATAGTTTGACCCCTCACCCCAACTCCTCGTCCACGGCGGCGGATGAGGGGCTTTTGGGATCAGTGGTTCCCCCTCGCCTGCTGGGCGGGAGAGGGGGCGAGGGAAATTAATCGCGGCGTAGTTTACGATAGGTGATGCGATGCGGGTGATCGGCGGCACTGCCTAAGCGTTTGCGGCGATCAGCCTCGTATTCGCTGTAGGTGCCAGGATACCAAACTACTTGACTATCGCCTTCAAAGGCCAGCATGTGGGTGGCAACCCGATCGAGGAACCAGCGATCGTGGGAAATAATCACGGCACAGCCGCCAAAATTTTCCAAGGCTTCTTCCAAGGCTCGCAGGGTATGCACATCCAAGTCGTTGGTTGGTTCGTCGAGCAGGATAACGTTTGCGCCCGATTTGAGCATTTTGGCTAGATGCACGCGGTTGCGTTCACCACCAGAGAGGCCGCCGACTTTCTTTTGTTGATCCGAGCCTGAGAAATTGAATCGAGCCACATAGGCGCGTGAATTGACCGTGCGTGGCCCAAGCTGAATCTGCTCAGCACCTTCGGAAATTTCTTCCCAAACAGTTTTTTCGGGGTCAAGCGTTTCGCGGCTTTGGTCAACATAGGCCAATTTGACGGTTGAACCAACTTCAAACACGCCGCTATCAGGCTGTTCTTGGTCGGTAATCATGCGGAACAAGGTCGTTTTACCAGCACCGTTTGGTCCAATAATGCCCACAATCCCGCCAGCAGGCAAATCGAGGGTCAAGTTTTCGTAGAGCAACTTATCGCTGAACGATTTACTCACATTATTGGCGCGAATCACGATATCGCCCAAACGTGGCCCTGGTGGAATGAAAATTTCCAATTCGCCTTGAGCTTTTTCAGTATTTTGGCTGAGCAATTGCTCGTAGGCGTTGATCCGGGCTTTGCTCTTGGTTTGACGCGCCTTGGGAGCCATGTTGATCCAATCCAACTCGCGTTGGAGAGTTTTTTGGCGTTGCGATTCGGCTTTTTCTTCATTGGCTAGGCGTTGTTGTTTTTGCTCAAGCCACGATGAATAATTGCCTTTCCACGGAATGCCTTGACCTCGATCAAGCTCCAAAATCCAGCCAGCCACATTATTTAAAAAGTGGCGATCGTGAGTGACCGCGATGACCGTGCCAGGATATTCTTGCAAGTGCTTTTCAAGCCAAGCCACCGATTCAGCATCAAGGTGGTTAGTTGGTTCGTCGAGCAGCAAAATGCTTGGCTCTTCGAGCAACAGCCGACAGAGCGCCACGCGGCGGCGTTCACCACCAGAAAGCACCTCAACTGGTGTATCGGATGGGGGACAGCGTAGCGCATCCATGGCGAAATCGAGGCGGCTATCCAAATCCCAGGCATTCATTTGGTCAAGCTTATCTTGCACCTCGCCTTGACGTTGGATCAGCGCATCCATCTCGTCGTCGCTCATAGATTCGCCGAATTTGGCGTTGATTTCATCGTATTCGCGCAAGGCATCGACGACGGGCTTGACCGCTTCTTCAACAATTTGGCGCACCGTTTTGCTGGCATCAAGTTGGGGTTCTTGCTCAAGATAGCCGATGCTATAGCCTGGAGCTAAAACCGTTTCGCCTTGAAACTCTTGATCAACGCCCGCCAAAATGCGCAACAGGCTGGATTTACCCGAGCCATTCGTACCCAGTACGCCAATTTTTGCCCCATAAAAATAGGATAACGAAATATCCTTCAAAACTTGCTTATTCGGCGGATGAATTTTGCTCACCCGAATCATCGAGTAGATAACTTTGTTATCCACAAACACCTCACATCTAGGCCAGAGTTCATTCGGCCTTATTGTACTTGAATTTGATAGAACATAGAGCAAAGAACATAGAGCATCGGATCGGTTGTCGAGGACGAGAGATCAAGTTTTGATCCACGAAGAGCACGAAGAACGCAACCGCGAAGCATTTTTAGCCACGAATTGCACAAATTTCACGAACGTTTTCATCCCTCATTCCTCATCCTTCATCCTTGTCTTATGGTATGCTTACCCCATTTGCCAATGCACCAGAGGGATGTTGTATGCTACGAGTGTCGGATGCTCTGCGGCTATTATTACAAAACCAAACAGTGGTAGGCAACGATTGGCTACCGCCCACCAAAATTCGCTCGCTCTACTTAAATGATCCTGCCGCGATTTGGCTGGAGCATCATGGCGCGGCGCATGGTTTTGCCCCTGAAACGCTCAGTTATGCTTTTATCGATTTTCTGGCGGAAAAAGGCCAGCAATTCGAGCTGGCTTGGCTGCAACGTGTCGCGCCCAATGCCGTTCAGGTTTGTATCGAACCCTATGAAGGCCGCGAAGCTCAGCGTGTCGCCCAAACTCTCGATCTAATTGAGGCCGGAACGCCTGTGATTGCCCAACCAGCCTTGTGGTGGCCGACTGAGCGAATTTTTGGCACCCCCGATTTGATTGTACTTAGCTCGTGGTTTCGCCAACAATACCCTGAACAGGCACATTTGGTCGACGAAACTGAACATTATTTGGTGCTTGATTTGAAGTTTTCAAGCAATCTTGAGAAGCGCGAAAAAGCTGCTGATTTGAGTTGCTACAGCGCTCAAACTCGTATGTATAGTTATATGCTAGGTCAGATTCAGGGCATTATGCCGCGGCATGCCTTCCTAATTACCCGTGATCGCTTGCATAATCCAATCTCGATTCCAATCGAAGTTCAGCTTGATCAGCCGCTTGATGCTGATATTCGCCAAAACTGCGAGCGCTATTTCGAGATTGTGCGCGATGGCGGCCAATATGTGCCCTGGAACGACCCGATTGTGCAGTTGAACCCGAATGTTAACGATGAACGCTGGGGCAAAGCCCGCACCCAAATTCGCCAACGCCAACCAGGTGGCGAGATGTTGCGGCTCTGGAATATTGGCGCGGCGGCCCAACAAAAATTGGTCAAAGCTGGGATTACCAGTTTGGCCAGCCTCATGAACGCCGCCAGCCAAAGCTTGCCCAAGGGCGTGATGAAATATCCCGACCCGATGAAAGCGATTATGCAAGCCAACCATACAGGCCTTGCCCAGCGTGCCCAAGGGATTGCACCAGCCGCCAAACCCTACGAATTTTTTGTTGATTTTGAGTTTTTTAGCAATTTGAATGTGAATTTTGAGCAGCAATGGCCCACGCTCCAAGGTACGCCCATGATTTTTATGATTGGGATTGGTTGGTTGGAAAATGGTCAGTGGCACTACCACGAGTGTATTGCTGAGCGCGAAGATCATGCTGCCGAGCAAGCAATCTTGGCTGAATTCATCGCCGTGTTACAAGCCCAAACCAATCAGCAGCTTGATCAAGCGGTACTCTATCATTGGCATAACGCCGAGCCAGTTGAATGTCGCCATGCTGCGGCCCGTCATCAATTGCCCAGCGATCATCTGTTGCTCAATTTGCCATGGTTCGATTTGAAAAATGTGTTGGTGGATAATGCTTGCGCTGTGCCAGGCGCGTGGGATTATTCACTCAAAAGCATTGCCAAAGCTTTGGCCGCACTTGATCCCCAATATGATCCGGCTTGGCCCAGCGATTTAGCCGACGGCTCTCAAGCCCAATTAGTTGGTTGGTATGCCTATCGCCAGTCCAATCCACGCGCCAGCGCCGAAATGCAATTGCTCAGCCGTTATTTAGAGGCCGATTGCCGTGCGACCTGGAAAATTTTGGCATGGCTGCGAGCTGATGATTAATAATGTTAATAGATAGGCCATAGTTTGCTGATTTCATTGATTCAACGGCTGTGCTAGATTGAGCAGCAGTTGTTGTGGAAAGGAATCGCTGGCTATGCAAAAATTACTCCCGCCAAGGCTCTTTTTGTTGACGATTGGCCTCATGCTGGGATTACGCTGGCTTTGGCCAATTGGGCTTTTAGTGCCAACGCCGTTTAATTGGCTTGGTTTGTTGATTGGGGTTGCTGGTTTGGCTGTCGCGATCAGCAGCGCCCGCCATTTTCGCCAAATTGGTACAAATATTATAACCTTTGGTCAGCCTGATCGTTTGGTAATTTCAGGTTGGTTTTGTTGGAGTCGCAACCCCATGTATTTGGGTTTTAGCCTCAGTTTATTGGGCATTGCCCTGTTGCTTGGCGCGGCGATCTCGAATTTGGTGCTGGTTGTGGCATTCGTCATTATTGTTGATCGTTGGTATATTGCCTTTGAAGAGCGGGCGATGCTAGCGAATTTTGGCGAGCAGTATACCGCCTATCAAGCCCAAACCCGCCGCTGGATTTAGCAAATCAGGGCTGCCCGCCGCTGGGCAGCCCTGATTGATTATTCAGCTTGTAATACCAAATGCTTCCACGGAGCCAATGCTACCTCGCGAATTTTGCCCTCGGCCACGCTATATAGCTCGCCAGTTTGCACATCGCGATAGTGGGCGACGCTGGGTAATTGGGCATGCAACGGCAAATCAAGCGTCCATGGCGTTTCATTATTGTTCAGCACTATCACAAATTGGCTTTGCGTATCCCAACGGGCACAAGCAAAAATATTCATATCGTTGTCGGCAAACAGCGTTGCATAATGGCCAGTCCGTAAGGCATTATGCTCATGACGAAATTTAACCCAGCGTTTGGTCCAAGTTTGGAGATCGGTCTGCCAGGTTTGCGGTTGATCCCACGGGAAACAGCGCCGACAATCGGGATCTTTGCCGCCATGCAAGCCAATTTCATCGCCATAATAGATACATGGCGCACCAGGAAAGATTAATTTGAACAAAACCGCCAATTTCATGCGCTCTAAAGCCCATTTGCCAGCTTCTTCGGCAACGCTTAAAAAGCGTGCAGTATCGTGCGAACCAAGCAAATTAAATTGGACATAGGTCACTTGCGGCTGATAACGCACAATCAAATGGTCGATTCCAGCGGCAAAATCGGCAGCTCGCATCCGATAGCTAGCAAAGAAATCGGTACATAAATCACGAAACAAATAATTCATCACGGCATCAAATTGATCGCCTTGCAGCCAAGCTGAGCCGTCAGTCCAAATTTCGCCCACAATATAGGCTTCAGGATTAATATCTTTGACAATTGTACGAAACTCACGCCAAAAATTATGATCATCAATTTCATTTGGCACATCCAAGCGCCAACCATCAATGCCTAATTCAATCCAATAGCGAGCTACATCAAGCAAATATTTGCGCACCGCCGGATTATCGGTATTGAATTTGGGCAACTCGCGAAAATCCCACCAAGTACGATAATTGGCTGAATAGCGTGATTCGTAGGGATGAATTGGAAAGCGTGAGATATGAAACCAATTAGTGTAGGGTGAGTGCACACCGTTTTCAATTACATCGTGAAAAGCAAAAAAGCCGCGGCCACAATGATTAAACACTGCATCGAGAATAACTTTAATTCCACGGCGATGCGCTTCATTCAATAAGGTTTTAAAGGTTTCTAGCGTACCAAAATGGGGATCGATTTTGAAATAATCGAAGGTATTGTATTTATGTGAGGTTGTGGCTTGAAAAATTGGGTTGAGATACAGCGCATTAATGCCCAAATCAACTAAATAATCAAGCTTATCGATAATTCCTTGCAAATCGCCGCCCATATAATTATACAAGGTTGGGCTTGTACCCCAAGGCTGCGCATTCGCCGGATCATTGGTTCGATCACCATTGGCAAAGCGCTCAGGGAAAATCTGATAAAAGACGGCATGTTTGACCCATTCGGGCGTTTGCCAATCGCTGGTTGTCATAGCTACTCCTGTTGATCGTGGCTTCGCAGCGTATGGTACCACAAGCAACTCGTGCCAAGCCAAAATCGGCATGGAAGTATGCTCCATGCCGATCACAATAAACGCACTTAAATTGATTTAGCTGTTACGGCGGGCGACCAAGCGCAATTTGAAGCTACTGTCGGGGGCTGGGGTTGGGGCAAAAACTTTCTTCAACTTGTAATCAATTGGATCAGCTTCGAACTTGGCATAGTGCAACAGGGCAGCAGTGGTCAGCATAATTTGGACTTCGGCTAGGCCAGCACCCAAGCAGGTGTGTGAGCCAGTGCTAAATGGCGCGAATGCCCCAGGAATGCGGTGCTCGTTACGCGGAGCCAAATAGCGATCAATATCGAATTTTTCTGGCTCGGGGTGGAGTTCGGGCAAGAAATGGCCGACCGTAGTTGCTACCAAGGTGCGTATACCTGCATCAACCCGATAGCCACCAAACTCAAATGGAGCTTTGACGGTGCGCGGCACAGCTGGCGCAATTGGATACATGCGGAAATTTTCAAGCACCACGCGATGCAACACTTCCATTTTGCGCAAATCGGCTGGATCAGGCACGCCATTGGCAAACAACGCATCGGCTTCGGCTTCAACTTGTTCGTATAGCTCGGGCTTGGTGGTCAGCACATACAACAAGAATGCCATCGTATTGGCGACCGTATCCAAGCCTGCGATATATGGCCCCAAGGCGGTCATGACCAAATCGCCTTCAGGCATTAAGCTAGGATCATTGGTAGCGGCAATAATATCGTCGATCAGGCTTGGTGGGCGGTTGGTATCGCGTGCACCGTTACGATGCGCTTTCAGTACCTGCTTGCTCAATTCCAAGCTACGGTCGCGGGCACGCCGATATTCAGGCAGCATGCGCAAAATGCCTGGGCGTTGGCGCGTGATGTGGGTCATGAGCGCAATCCGCACGAATGTCCGCACATCATCGATATAATCACCTGGGCCTTGGCCTGCAATCAACATCCCCAATTCATCGGTAATCAAGCGTTGGAGTTGGGTGACTGTGCTTTTTGATGTACCAACCTGCCATTGATCCAAAAAGCCATGAACAACCTTGAGTACTTCGGGAAATTGCGTTTCAATCGTTTGGCGGCTATAACCGCGTTTTTGCAAGGCCCGCAAGCGCGAATGCTGTTCGCCATCGACGCTAATCAGCGATTTCGAAGCACCCATTTCAGCATCCATTGAGTGCCAGGTTTCCCACGAGCTAAAATGCTTGGTACCTTCGCGGGCTAAAAAGAGACATGCCTCAGGCCCAGCCAAAATTGTAAATTTATTGTTGAGGGCTTTGACGCGAAAAATCGGGCCAAATTTTTGATATTGCTTAACGAAAAAATCAATTGGATCGCTGAGCATTGCCTGCAAACTGCCCACCAAAAACGAGCCATCGGCAACCGGGGGCAATGGCGCATCGGTTGGGCCACTCTTCCAGAGCATCTGTTGAACAGTCATAACACCTCCGCAAATCCTTAAAAATAATTGACACCGCTCCTATCACTATAACACGAACCAAAGAGCCTTGACTAGGGTAAACTGCCCAAACTTAGGTCTAGGTTATTTGCATGAAGATAATATCCCCTCACCCCCTAACCCCCTCTCCCGCCCAGCAGGCGAGGGGGAACCACCGTATCATGACGATTGGAATGCCCCTCTCCCGCCGCAGTGGGCGAGGGGTCGGGGGTGAGGGCACGCTAAACCTACCCTTGATCCCGCTCCCCTTCGTGCTCTTCGCGCTCTTCGTGGTTTCAGTGATCTACCTTCACAATCCCGCCAAATTGGTGTGGAGATCCGACTTAGGGCGGTAGTGAGTTGGGGTAAAATCAACGATACTAACAAGGTCATAAACAGCAAATCTGAGCTACTTGGGGTGAATTATGGGCTTTATTATGGATGGGCTTGATGCCGAGGCCTATGACCGGACGTATACCGATGGTCAGTTATTGCGCCGCATCATGCACTATTTCTCGCCGCAACGCCGTGCCATGGCGATTGCTGCGGGAGCAATTTTTTTGAATGCAGTGCTGGATACAGCCTTACCAATTTTTGTTTCAATTAGCATCGATCAGCTACAGATTGATCGGAGCCTAAGTACATTTATCTACTTGGCGGTTGGTTTGAGCTTGATTGCCACGCTAGCTTGGGTTTTTAATGCAGTTCGCCAGCAGCTCTCTAGCCGCGCCGTGGGCGATGTGGTGCTAGCCTTGCGCGAAGATGCCTGCGATGCAGTGCTTGAGCGTGATATGTCGTTCTACGATACCTTTCAATCGGGCAAGGTCGTCAGTCGAGTCAACTCCGATACCCAAGCCTTTTCGCAGGTCATGACCCTGACCCTCGATCTATTGAGCCGCTTGTTGCTGGTCAGTTTGTTGATTGGCTACCTGTTTACGATTGATGTCAAGCTGACCTTTACCTTGCTGGGCTTTGCCCCGATTATCTTTTTATTTGCTTTGGCCTTCCGCAAAATCGCCCGCCGCACAATCACCCAATCGCGTCGGATGACTGCGACGGTGAGCAGCCACATTCAAGAAACCGTCAGCGGAATTGGTGTGGCCAAAACCTTTCGCCAAGAGCCAGTGATTTACAGCGAATTTCATGAAGTTAATGAAAAATCGCGCAGCGTTAATCAAAAAACCCGCTTTGTATTTAGCAGCATCTTTCCATTGATGAACGGTTTGGCGGGGATTGGCACGGCTTTGCTGGTGTATTGGGGCGCAGTTTCGGTCAATACTGAAAGTTTAAGCATTGGCGATTGGTTCTTGTTTGTCCAAGGCTTGACCATGTTTTGGTTCCCATTGACCAGTATTGCCTCATTCTGGAGCCAATTTCAACTGGGTTTAGCCGCAGGCGAACGG
This sequence is a window from Herpetosiphon gulosus. Protein-coding genes within it:
- the ettA gene encoding energy-dependent translational throttle protein EttA — translated: MFVDNKVIYSMIRVSKIHPPNKQVLKDISLSYFYGAKIGVLGTNGSGKSSLLRILAGVDQEFQGETVLAPGYSIGYLEQEPQLDASKTVRQIVEEAVKPVVDALREYDEINAKFGESMSDDEMDALIQRQGEVQDKLDQMNAWDLDSRLDFAMDALRCPPSDTPVEVLSGGERRRVALCRLLLEEPSILLLDEPTNHLDAESVAWLEKHLQEYPGTVIAVTHDRHFLNNVAGWILELDRGQGIPWKGNYSSWLEQKQQRLANEEKAESQRQKTLQRELDWINMAPKARQTKSKARINAYEQLLSQNTEKAQGELEIFIPPGPRLGDIVIRANNVSKSFSDKLLYENLTLDLPAGGIVGIIGPNGAGKTTLFRMITDQEQPDSGVFEVGSTVKLAYVDQSRETLDPEKTVWEEISEGAEQIQLGPRTVNSRAYVARFNFSGSDQQKKVGGLSGGERNRVHLAKMLKSGANVILLDEPTNDLDVHTLRALEEALENFGGCAVIISHDRWFLDRVATHMLAFEGDSQVVWYPGTYSEYEADRRKRLGSAADHPHRITYRKLRRD
- a CDS encoding ribonuclease H-like domain-containing protein; this translates as MLRVSDALRLLLQNQTVVGNDWLPPTKIRSLYLNDPAAIWLEHHGAAHGFAPETLSYAFIDFLAEKGQQFELAWLQRVAPNAVQVCIEPYEGREAQRVAQTLDLIEAGTPVIAQPALWWPTERIFGTPDLIVLSSWFRQQYPEQAHLVDETEHYLVLDLKFSSNLEKREKAADLSCYSAQTRMYSYMLGQIQGIMPRHAFLITRDRLHNPISIPIEVQLDQPLDADIRQNCERYFEIVRDGGQYVPWNDPIVQLNPNVNDERWGKARTQIRQRQPGGEMLRLWNIGAAAQQKLVKAGITSLASLMNAASQSLPKGVMKYPDPMKAIMQANHTGLAQRAQGIAPAAKPYEFFVDFEFFSNLNVNFEQQWPTLQGTPMIFMIGIGWLENGQWHYHECIAEREDHAAEQAILAEFIAVLQAQTNQQLDQAVLYHWHNAEPVECRHAAARHQLPSDHLLLNLPWFDLKNVLVDNACAVPGAWDYSLKSIAKALAALDPQYDPAWPSDLADGSQAQLVGWYAYRQSNPRASAEMQLLSRYLEADCRATWKILAWLRADD
- a CDS encoding methyltransferase, with product MQKLLPPRLFLLTIGLMLGLRWLWPIGLLVPTPFNWLGLLIGVAGLAVAISSARHFRQIGTNIITFGQPDRLVISGWFCWSRNPMYLGFSLSLLGIALLLGAAISNLVLVVAFVIIVDRWYIAFEERAMLANFGEQYTAYQAQTRRWI
- a CDS encoding glycoside hydrolase family 13 protein, encoding MTTSDWQTPEWVKHAVFYQIFPERFANGDRTNDPANAQPWGTSPTLYNYMGGDLQGIIDKLDYLVDLGINALYLNPIFQATTSHKYNTFDYFKIDPHFGTLETFKTLLNEAHRRGIKVILDAVFNHCGRGFFAFHDVIENGVHSPYTNWFHISRFPIHPYESRYSANYRTWWDFRELPKFNTDNPAVRKYLLDVARYWIELGIDGWRLDVPNEIDDHNFWREFRTIVKDINPEAYIVGEIWTDGSAWLQGDQFDAVMNYLFRDLCTDFFASYRMRAADFAAGIDHLIVRYQPQVTYVQFNLLGSHDTARFLSVAEEAGKWALERMKLAVLFKLIFPGAPCIYYGDEIGLHGGKDPDCRRCFPWDQPQTWQTDLQTWTKRWVKFRHEHNALRTGHYATLFADNDMNIFACARWDTQSQFVIVLNNNETPWTLDLPLHAQLPSVAHYRDVQTGELYSVAEGKIREVALAPWKHLVLQAE
- a CDS encoding cytochrome P450; the protein is MTVQQMLWKSGPTDAPLPPVADGSFLVGSLQAMLSDPIDFFVKQYQKFGPIFRVKALNNKFTILAGPEACLFLAREGTKHFSSWETWHSMDAEMGASKSLISVDGEQHSRLRALQKRGYSRQTIETQFPEVLKVVHGFLDQWQVGTSKSTVTQLQRLITDELGMLIAGQGPGDYIDDVRTFVRIALMTHITRQRPGILRMLPEYRRARDRSLELSKQVLKAHRNGARDTNRPPSLIDDIIAATNDPSLMPEGDLVMTALGPYIAGLDTVANTMAFLLYVLTTKPELYEQVEAEADALFANGVPDPADLRKMEVLHRVVLENFRMYPIAPAVPRTVKAPFEFGGYRVDAGIRTLVATTVGHFLPELHPEPEKFDIDRYLAPRNEHRIPGAFAPFSTGSHTCLGAGLAEVQIMLTTAALLHYAKFEADPIDYKLKKVFAPTPAPDSSFKLRLVARRNS
- a CDS encoding ABC transporter ATP-binding protein, whose protein sequence is MGFIMDGLDAEAYDRTYTDGQLLRRIMHYFSPQRRAMAIAAGAIFLNAVLDTALPIFVSISIDQLQIDRSLSTFIYLAVGLSLIATLAWVFNAVRQQLSSRAVGDVVLALREDACDAVLERDMSFYDTFQSGKVVSRVNSDTQAFSQVMTLTLDLLSRLLLVSLLIGYLFTIDVKLTFTLLGFAPIIFLFALAFRKIARRTITQSRRMTATVSSHIQETVSGIGVAKTFRQEPVIYSEFHEVNEKSRSVNQKTRFVFSSIFPLMNGLAGIGTALLVYWGAVSVNTESLSIGDWFLFVQGLTMFWFPLTSIASFWSQFQLGLAAGERVFALIDAESNVVQNNNRKLMPVHGRINFKQVNFSYTPDEPVLGNFSLEIQPGETIALVGHTGSGKSSIAKLIARFYEFQHGTIEIDGVDIRELDLGDYRSQLGIVTQTPFLFDGNVRENIRYGKPDASDEEVQTVARLVGGGDWLGSLPNGLDTDVGERGGNLSLGQRQLVALARVLLQNPAIVILDEATASIDPLTEALIQEGLDVILKDRTAIVIAHRLSTVRHADRIIVLRKGEIIETGSHEGLLDQAGHYAELYNTYFRHQSLEYIESGAKDEL